Part of the Rhizobium tropici CIAT 899 genome, ATGAATGAGGCGATCCGGGAGCTGTCGAAGAAGGGAACCTCAATTCGAAAGATCGTCCGGCAAACTGTCTAAGCGATAGTTTAATTACGCTCCTATGACGCACGAATGTCAGCGTTTGGGGGGATCGCACCTCAAACTAGCAACGTCGACTGTCATGACGATCAATTCAGTTTTTATGTCGCCAAGCAGTTTAGAATCCTCTCGACCGACTTCTGTGAAGCCGCGCTTTCGGTAAAAGGTCTGCGCCACTTCGCTCGTCTGAAGAACCCGTATTTCAAGGCTTTGGGCTCCTTTAAGCTCACTGACGACCTTTGCAAGCAAAGCGGAGCCCAGTCCGCCGCGCTGGCGGTCCGGCAGGACATATAGACCCCAGAGATATGCCGTGCTCCCCCGTTCCAAGACGATAGCGCTGCCTAAAAGACGACGGTCAGACGTCACACAATATCCGCGCTCTCCGTTTTCGGGGAGCATGCTAGCGGTCCCATTTTCGTCGAGATCGGCCAACATTTTAGCCAGGACATCGTCACCAAGGCTTGGACCATAAGTAGCCGTCCACGTCTCTCGCCATAAATGGATTAAATCCGAAGTGTCCGATTTCGTTATTTCGCGGATCTCAAACATCTGACATCTCGGGACTATGAGAGGGTGGTCAACGTGATCGTTGATCGAGATGATAAAGGGCTCATTCCCGAGCCTTCATGGCTCGACTTCTGTAATTCGAAACTCAGTGCCGGTATCACGCACGATGTGCAGGTCACGTATCATCTCCGCCGCATGCAGCAGCCCGTGGTGCCATTCCGCCTGCGACATCCTGGCAGCTCCCGCCGAAACAGTACGAATGAAAATCAGCGCATCCTTGCCTGGCACTGGGACGATCCCGAGTTCCTGGCGTAGTTGTCGGATTGTATCGACAGATCTATCAAGCAGATCGCTGACCTGATGGGCAGACAGTTTCTCCACCCCATTTGCTGCTCGCACGAGATCAGCAATAAAATCTGTTGTGACGGTCACGGAAATCCCAGAATCGCAGTCAAGGTCCTCGCCTCAAAGTCGGCCTACCTTCGGTCGAAATCAAGTTGGAGTTGTCTTCCCTAGTCCGGCCATCAGTCGGTTCCGAGGTGAGGAAATGCGCCAGGAGAGGAGGAAGCCCGGCGCATTGTTGTTCGCATCGCCTCCCGCGCTTGTTATCAGGAGGCGATGTGCCTTGCTATTCGTCGCCGCGCTCGTGCATCTCAGCGACGTCGATGCCGTGCGTGTCGAACCACCATTCCGGGCTCATGTCAGGATGTTTCTCGCGAAGGCGGCGATACCTCGAACGCAGTCGCTGCTGACGCCCGACCTCTTGCTCGAAATAGGGATGGTCCAGCGTTCCGCCCATCACATGGATACGGCGGAGGAGCTTTCGCAGGACGTATCCTTGCTCCTTGTTTCCTGGCCGATAGCCGCTTTCCACGATCCGCATGACCGTATCGCGCAATGTGGCTAGCGCATCATCCGGAGGCGTTCCGTTCAAGATCATGTCGAGGCGCTCGGCACCGAAACCAACGTCGATGCAGGTTCCGAGCGGATTGACGATGTTTCCGATCTCGATGCCATCCTTGTAGAATTCTGTGCAGTAGCCGCTGACGTTGCCGTCGCTCCAGGTGCATTCCTCATCCGGAACGATGGGAATGCGGCCACGATATAACGGCGTCCAATCCTCCAATCGGTCCGGATGGATCGTGACGTGATCCGGCACCAGGCCGAGTGTTCCAAGAAACTCGATCCAGAAGTCGATGGCGTCGCCGACGGTCATTTCTCGAAACGAGAAAAGCCCGAGCATCGTGAAGTGGAGGAAATGCGTTCCGTCCCCGATCTCGTCTAGATCGCCCATTCTCAGGCAGGCCTGAGAGTTCGCAAGGGTTCCAATGTAGGATGGATCGGAGAAGAGGGGCTTGTACTGCTGCATCCCAGCGCTGCAGAAGAGCGTGGTATTATCGTGCGGCCGTACGGAATCTATGCGTGTGAAGTCAATGCCTTTGGAAAGGCAGAAGTCTTGGTATTGCTGGATCAGGCGTCCCGCGATGTCATAGGCAACCTCCTTTGTTGTTCGTGTGCCCTTGAAAAATATAGTTGCATCGCATCCAAACGGCAATCACCGCTCTGTGCTGAAATTGCTCTTCGCGAGCCGGTCTGCCGATTTATGAAGCTCGCCCTTCGCCGCTCCCAAAGGTGTTGCCTGGTAGGCCTGCATCGGGGCTCTCCGGGTACGGCTCCGTCACCTTTGGCTTATCAGTTTCTGGGGTACCGAAGCCAGGTGCGTACCGAGGCCAGGATGCTTTCCTTCACCTCGGCCATCCACTTTCGAACGATCTCAACGCGATCCATAATCCATTTGAGCCACGCGTAGGTTAGCAGCTTTTCACGACCCGCGTGGAACAGGCGCTCAACCAGGA contains:
- a CDS encoding GNAT family N-acetyltransferase — protein: MFEIREITKSDTSDLIHLWRETWTATYGPSLGDDVLAKMLADLDENGTASMLPENGERGYCVTSDRRLLGSAIVLERGSTAYLWGLYVLPDRQRGGLGSALLAKVVSELKGAQSLEIRVLQTSEVAQTFYRKRGFTEVGREDSKLLGDIKTELIVMTVDVASLRCDPPKR
- a CDS encoding alanine--tRNA ligase-related protein; amino-acid sequence: MFFKGTRTTKEVAYDIAGRLIQQYQDFCLSKGIDFTRIDSVRPHDNTTLFCSAGMQQYKPLFSDPSYIGTLANSQACLRMGDLDEIGDGTHFLHFTMLGLFSFREMTVGDAIDFWIEFLGTLGLVPDHVTIHPDRLEDWTPLYRGRIPIVPDEECTWSDGNVSGYCTEFYKDGIEIGNIVNPLGTCIDVGFGAERLDMILNGTPPDDALATLRDTVMRIVESGYRPGNKEQGYVLRKLLRRIHVMGGTLDHPYFEQEVGRQQRLRSRYRRLREKHPDMSPEWWFDTHGIDVAEMHERGDE